The Acidobacteriota bacterium genome includes a window with the following:
- a CDS encoding insulinase family protein, translating to MKTSRIHALIVVCALAFATAGTLLSVPPPATGKDRYVEKLVFPPLNKVASPAVERYTLPNGLKVYLCEDHEFPKVQFSVQVRGGEIGSPDRAGLVELFGEVLRSGGTQSMNGDKVDEYLEGIGASISSGADTDSVNLYGSTLTENLEAVLTLFAEFVTRPGLTDDKLDLARIQARSAISRRNDEVMALVQREFAKLIYGANSPYARQMEYDDVNAVTREDLVRYHGRFFRPDFTALAVWGDFDAARMKALLEKLFGGWKNDTPAPAVTLPAIPERKASVNYIEKKDVKQTFILFGLPGIRYDDPDYPAVRLMTDILGGGFSSRLFKSVRTEKGLAYSAGGTMMAAFDHPGAFFFFTSTKPASTGEAIDTTFSELRRITQAPVTEAEMALARNSYLNAYAFEYDDTGEVVRRLMIYDFYGYPADFNEKLRAAVEKVTRDDILRVAQKYLVMDRLTLLAAGKGEDFDKPLSTYGAVNTIDVTIPMPKSTEVIPEATPETLAKGTDLLRKAGVFLGEKALRSLRNLASSGKATRSVGGSPFKMDLRTHFVLPDRLRQEVRTPMGNIVIAIKGETGWMSMGPQTMPLPGSQAEALRLSFYTGYGCVLLLKEALEGKIQGQALGEKDFAGKKAQAVRVMIGKQELFVYLDPASSELVGIRHLSPTEKGPAMVEESFSGWKDFGGLKLPTAMKQVAGEEELSSMSIDEATLDGDVDPTVFEPPADTKDGEAGGGK from the coding sequence ATGAAAACGTCCAGAATCCACGCCCTGATCGTCGTCTGCGCCCTGGCCTTCGCCACCGCCGGCACCCTGCTCTCCGTCCCCCCCCCGGCCACCGGCAAGGACCGGTACGTCGAGAAACTGGTCTTCCCCCCGCTCAACAAGGTCGCTTCACCCGCGGTGGAGCGCTACACCCTGCCCAACGGGTTGAAGGTCTACCTCTGCGAGGACCACGAATTCCCCAAGGTCCAGTTCAGCGTCCAGGTCCGGGGCGGCGAGATCGGATCGCCCGACCGCGCCGGCCTGGTGGAGCTGTTCGGGGAGGTGCTCCGCTCCGGCGGCACCCAGTCCATGAACGGGGACAAGGTGGACGAGTACCTGGAGGGCATCGGCGCCTCCATCTCGTCGGGCGCCGACACCGACAGCGTGAACCTCTACGGGTCGACCCTCACCGAGAACCTCGAGGCGGTCCTGACCCTTTTCGCCGAGTTCGTCACCCGGCCCGGTCTCACCGATGACAAGCTGGACCTGGCCCGGATCCAGGCCAGAAGCGCCATCTCCCGCCGGAACGACGAGGTGATGGCCCTGGTTCAGCGGGAGTTCGCGAAACTGATCTACGGGGCCAACTCCCCGTACGCCCGCCAGATGGAGTACGACGACGTGAACGCCGTGACCCGGGAGGACCTCGTGCGCTACCACGGCCGCTTCTTCCGCCCGGACTTCACCGCCCTGGCGGTCTGGGGCGACTTCGACGCGGCCCGGATGAAGGCCCTCCTGGAGAAGCTCTTCGGGGGTTGGAAAAACGACACGCCGGCCCCGGCCGTCACCCTGCCCGCCATCCCCGAGCGGAAGGCTTCCGTCAACTACATCGAGAAGAAGGACGTCAAGCAGACCTTCATCCTGTTCGGGCTCCCGGGCATCCGCTACGACGACCCCGACTACCCGGCGGTCCGGCTCATGACGGACATCCTCGGGGGCGGGTTCTCCTCTCGCCTCTTCAAGAGCGTCCGCACGGAGAAGGGACTGGCCTACTCCGCCGGGGGGACCATGATGGCCGCCTTCGACCACCCCGGCGCCTTCTTCTTCTTCACCTCCACCAAGCCGGCGAGCACGGGGGAGGCCATCGACACCACGTTCTCCGAACTTCGCCGGATCACCCAGGCCCCCGTCACCGAGGCGGAGATGGCCCTCGCCCGGAACTCCTACCTGAACGCCTACGCCTTCGAGTACGACGACACGGGCGAGGTGGTGCGCCGGCTGATGATCTACGACTTCTACGGGTACCCCGCCGATTTCAACGAGAAGCTCCGGGCGGCCGTGGAGAAGGTGACCCGCGACGACATCCTCCGGGTGGCGCAGAAGTACCTGGTCATGGACCGGCTCACCCTGCTGGCCGCCGGCAAGGGCGAGGATTTCGACAAGCCCCTGTCCACTTACGGCGCCGTCAACACGATCGACGTCACCATCCCCATGCCGAAGAGCACGGAAGTGATCCCCGAGGCGACGCCCGAGACCCTGGCGAAGGGGACCGACCTCCTGCGCAAGGCCGGCGTGTTTCTCGGGGAGAAGGCGCTGCGGAGCCTGCGCAACCTCGCGTCCTCCGGCAAGGCGACCCGGTCCGTCGGCGGATCGCCCTTCAAGATGGACCTCCGGACCCACTTCGTGCTCCCGGACCGGCTTCGCCAGGAAGTCCGCACGCCCATGGGCAACATCGTGATCGCCATCAAGGGGGAGACGGGCTGGATGTCCATGGGGCCGCAGACCATGCCGCTGCCCGGGAGCCAGGCGGAGGCCCTTCGGCTGTCCTTCTACACCGGCTACGGCTGCGTCCTGCTGCTGAAGGAAGCGCTCGAAGGCAAGATCCAGGGCCAGGCCCTGGGCGAGAAAGACTTCGCCGGGAAGAAGGCCCAGGCCGTCCGCGTCATGATCGGCAAGCAGGAGCTGTTCGTCTACCTCGACCCCGCCTCGTCCGAACTCGTGGGCATCCGACACCTGTCCCCCACCGAGAAGGGTCCGGCCATGGTCGAGGAGAGCTTCTCCGGCTGGAAGGACTTCGGGGGCCTCAAGCTCCCCACCGCCATGAAGCAGGTGGCGGGGGAGGAGGAGTTGTCCAGCATGTCCATCGACGAGGCCACCCTCGACGGGGACGTGGACCCCACGGTCTTCGAGCCGCCCGCGGACACGAAGGACGGTGAAGCCGGGGGCGGCAAGTAG
- a CDS encoding insulinase family protein, which yields MRRNRIVVTALLSLAFVLSAAAFAPAQGFKDLQGKVVEKTLPNGLKLIVLPRPGAPTVSMVTYADVGSVDEVNGRSGLAHVFEHMAFKGTSTVGTLDFAKEQEAMKKEDEAFLAWREEKLRYPRPDAARLAELEKSLKAAQDEARKYVKANEIGEIIEREGGQGLNAFTSFDQTVYLYSLPSNKLELWAALESDRFTNPVIREFYKEKDVIIEELRMGDSQPVSRLVQDFLAVAYRAHPYRSMVIGELSDLQALRRSDAENWFRRFYGAKNLTMVVVGDVDPVKTLPMLEKHLGRIPPGEKPGRIVTDEPAQRSEKRIMMTDPSQPFLVIAYHRPDINDPAYAAMEALADILGNGRSSRLNKALVKEKKYALAVQCLQLGEKYPGIFGIIAVPNQGHTNVECEGAIYDELEKIKAEKVTDAELAGYKARNRSRFLSQLDSNMGLAMGLARSQNLHGDWRKLFARLEETNKLTAEDLQEAARKIFVPTNRTVGEILTENPDTGLAQ from the coding sequence ATGCGGAGAAACCGGATTGTCGTGACGGCGCTGCTGTCACTTGCTTTCGTCCTTTCGGCGGCGGCGTTCGCCCCCGCCCAAGGATTCAAGGACCTCCAGGGGAAGGTGGTCGAGAAGACCCTCCCCAACGGCCTGAAGCTGATCGTCCTGCCCCGCCCGGGCGCCCCCACCGTGTCCATGGTGACCTACGCGGACGTGGGCAGCGTGGACGAGGTCAACGGCCGGAGCGGCCTGGCCCACGTCTTCGAACACATGGCCTTCAAGGGCACCTCCACCGTGGGGACCCTGGATTTCGCCAAGGAACAGGAGGCGATGAAGAAGGAGGACGAGGCGTTCCTGGCCTGGCGGGAAGAGAAACTGCGCTACCCGCGGCCCGACGCCGCCCGCCTGGCGGAGCTGGAAAAGTCCCTCAAGGCCGCCCAGGACGAGGCCCGCAAGTACGTCAAGGCCAACGAGATCGGGGAGATCATCGAGCGGGAGGGGGGGCAGGGCCTCAACGCCTTCACCAGCTTCGACCAGACGGTCTACCTCTACTCCCTCCCCTCCAACAAGCTGGAACTGTGGGCGGCGCTGGAGTCCGATCGGTTCACGAACCCCGTGATCCGGGAGTTCTACAAGGAAAAAGACGTCATCATCGAGGAACTGCGGATGGGGGACAGCCAGCCCGTCAGCCGGCTCGTCCAGGACTTCCTCGCGGTGGCCTACCGGGCGCACCCCTACCGTTCCATGGTCATCGGCGAACTGAGCGACCTCCAGGCCCTCCGCCGATCGGACGCCGAGAACTGGTTCCGCCGCTTCTACGGGGCGAAGAACCTGACCATGGTGGTGGTGGGCGACGTGGACCCGGTCAAGACGCTGCCCATGCTGGAGAAGCACCTGGGCCGCATCCCGCCCGGCGAAAAGCCCGGCCGGATCGTCACCGACGAGCCCGCGCAGCGCTCCGAGAAGCGCATCATGATGACCGACCCCTCCCAGCCCTTCCTGGTGATCGCCTACCACCGGCCGGACATCAACGACCCCGCCTACGCCGCCATGGAGGCGCTCGCGGACATCCTGGGCAACGGCCGCTCCTCCCGGCTCAACAAAGCGCTGGTCAAGGAGAAGAAGTACGCGTTGGCGGTCCAGTGCCTGCAACTCGGCGAGAAGTACCCCGGGATCTTCGGCATCATCGCGGTCCCCAACCAGGGGCACACCAACGTCGAGTGCGAAGGCGCCATCTACGACGAACTGGAAAAGATCAAGGCCGAGAAGGTCACCGATGCCGAGTTGGCCGGGTACAAGGCCCGGAACCGGTCCCGTTTCCTCTCCCAACTGGACAGCAACATGGGCCTGGCCATGGGTCTGGCCCGGTCCCAGAACCTTCACGGGGACTGGCGGAAACTCTTCGCCCGGCTCGAGGAGACCAACAAGCTGACCGCCGAGGACCTCCAGGAAGCCGCCCGGAAGATCTTCGTCCCGACAAACCGGACCGTCGGCGAGATCCTGACGGAAAACCCCGACACGGGACTCGCCCAGTGA
- the lptC gene encoding LPS export ABC transporter periplasmic protein LptC: MNRAVLKIVKGVSAVLAVGVLALAALYLARRPEGPAPARPPAPHLPDKVASRAEKIRYLEHRDGRPFLEVLAAENVSTRDNRHHLKGVRAIYSGDADAPEPTLIEAEECLYAAEDQSVRFMGKVTVSRATGERLASRDVLLEKGGDRVSGTAPFTFEKPGVQGSGTGFKMDLKTRDLEILSTARVDYAPDAAQAPPRIAREGRIRFQSDRAELRDGEKTGQFTGNCRLESDLSYLQGQAMQVVGTPENRCREITATGGALCRRRENGKDLALSGASLRFGLAADGQTLESVSAAGGAGLGLEGASLRGDRIDVFARADGILDRLHAAGQVRYDGPAGEGSARGDDLTASFAAANALSRMEINGNAEVGRRDGKGESSVRATRLLFSFRPPAGGRPVLESSTASGKARVLFTGPDGSSVDGTCDTLTTRYDAAGRLPVSAEGQGACDFRTSRPAGGEKVQVRSDRIGFEFFPGLTEIRALSAAGNVRLTRARPGAPAEESESDTLRAEFSGEERGKIRALTQSGRFRYREKGRSARAGEARFEGDTLRLTGKPSVTTPEGSIRAAVFTLNEKLGTVTGQGGVEADRAPSTGGPRGFALPGGGRSGNGRAWIRSDTVLIEEKKGQAQFRGKCRMTQGEGTLTAETFTLREDGGFVAEGKATAVLPVRDEKGQGAVLRINSGRLSYLPAPRKLLLEGRVETRGAEGTLSADTLWGFLDEAGEVRTLYAKGSVRFDQPDRHAQGDATVYDVASGKVVLGGSPARVEDLREGRSTRGARLTFRRGDERVLIEPSGSVTLVE; this comes from the coding sequence TTGAACCGCGCGGTCCTGAAAATCGTGAAAGGCGTGTCGGCGGTGCTGGCCGTGGGGGTCCTGGCGCTCGCCGCGCTCTACCTCGCGCGGCGTCCCGAGGGGCCGGCCCCGGCCCGTCCCCCCGCGCCGCACCTGCCGGACAAGGTGGCCAGCCGGGCCGAGAAGATCCGGTACCTCGAGCACCGGGACGGGAGGCCCTTCCTCGAGGTGCTGGCCGCGGAGAACGTCTCCACGCGGGACAACCGGCACCACCTCAAGGGGGTCCGGGCCATCTACTCCGGCGATGCCGACGCCCCGGAACCGACGCTCATCGAGGCGGAGGAGTGCCTCTACGCGGCGGAGGACCAGAGCGTCCGATTCATGGGGAAGGTCACGGTGAGCCGCGCCACCGGGGAGCGGCTGGCCTCCCGGGACGTCCTGCTGGAGAAGGGCGGCGACCGCGTGTCGGGCACGGCGCCCTTCACCTTCGAGAAGCCGGGGGTCCAGGGGTCCGGGACGGGCTTCAAGATGGACCTGAAGACCCGGGACCTCGAGATCCTGAGCACCGCCCGCGTGGACTACGCGCCCGACGCCGCCCAGGCCCCGCCCCGCATCGCCCGGGAAGGCCGGATCCGCTTCCAGTCGGACCGGGCCGAACTGCGGGACGGGGAAAAGACGGGCCAGTTCACCGGGAACTGCCGGCTCGAGAGCGATCTGTCCTACCTCCAGGGCCAGGCCATGCAGGTCGTGGGGACCCCGGAGAACCGTTGCCGGGAGATCACCGCCACCGGCGGGGCGCTCTGCCGCCGACGGGAAAACGGCAAGGACCTGGCCCTGTCGGGGGCCTCCCTCCGGTTCGGGTTGGCCGCGGACGGCCAGACCCTGGAGTCGGTGTCCGCCGCCGGGGGGGCGGGGCTCGGCCTCGAGGGCGCCTCGCTCCGGGGCGACCGGATCGACGTCTTCGCGCGGGCGGACGGCATCCTGGACCGCCTTCACGCCGCGGGGCAGGTCCGTTACGACGGGCCCGCCGGCGAGGGCTCCGCCCGCGGGGACGACCTGACGGCCTCTTTCGCCGCGGCCAACGCCCTGTCCCGGATGGAGATCAACGGCAATGCCGAGGTCGGCCGGCGGGACGGCAAGGGGGAGTCGTCGGTTCGGGCGACCCGCCTGCTCTTCAGCTTCCGGCCGCCGGCGGGGGGGCGCCCGGTCCTCGAGTCCTCCACGGCCTCCGGAAAGGCCCGGGTCCTCTTCACCGGCCCCGACGGCTCGTCCGTGGACGGCACCTGCGACACCCTGACGACGCGCTACGACGCGGCGGGGCGCCTGCCGGTCTCGGCGGAGGGACAGGGCGCGTGCGACTTCCGGACGTCCCGCCCGGCGGGGGGCGAAAAAGTCCAGGTCCGGTCGGACCGGATCGGGTTCGAGTTCTTCCCGGGGCTGACCGAAATCCGGGCCCTGAGCGCCGCCGGGAACGTCCGGTTGACGCGGGCCCGGCCGGGCGCCCCGGCGGAGGAGTCGGAGTCCGACACCCTCCGGGCCGAGTTTTCGGGGGAGGAACGCGGGAAGATCCGGGCCTTGACCCAGTCGGGCCGGTTCCGGTACCGGGAGAAAGGCCGGTCGGCCCGGGCGGGCGAGGCGCGCTTCGAGGGGGACACGCTCCGCCTGACGGGAAAGCCGTCCGTCACGACGCCGGAAGGTTCCATCCGGGCGGCCGTCTTCACCCTGAACGAGAAGCTCGGCACCGTGACCGGCCAGGGGGGCGTGGAAGCCGACCGGGCCCCGTCCACCGGCGGCCCGCGGGGGTTTGCGCTCCCGGGCGGCGGCCGGTCCGGCAACGGGCGGGCCTGGATCCGTTCCGACACTGTCCTCATCGAAGAGAAGAAGGGGCAGGCCCAGTTCCGGGGTAAGTGCCGGATGACCCAGGGGGAGGGCACGTTGACGGCGGAGACCTTCACCCTGCGGGAAGACGGGGGCTTCGTGGCGGAGGGGAAAGCGACGGCGGTGCTGCCGGTCCGGGACGAAAAGGGCCAGGGCGCGGTCCTGCGCATCAACTCCGGTCGCCTCTCCTACCTGCCGGCGCCCCGAAAGCTCCTGCTGGAGGGGCGCGTGGAGACCCGGGGGGCGGAGGGTACCCTCTCCGCCGACACCCTCTGGGGCTTCCTCGACGAAGCGGGCGAGGTGAGGACGCTCTACGCGAAGGGCTCGGTCCGCTTCGACCAACCGGACCGCCACGCCCAGGGCGATGCCACCGTCTACGACGTTGCCTCGGGCAAGGTCGTCCTGGGGGGCAGCCCGGCCCGGGTCGAGGACCTCCGGGAGGGACGCTCCACCCGCGGCGCCCGCCTGACCTTCCGCCGGGGCGACGAACGGGTCCTCATCGAGCCGTCCGGCAGCGTCACCCTGGTGGAGTAG
- a CDS encoding outer membrane protein transport protein gives MKRIGTSRVVLLAGLAALCAGAALAQGPGSLFPNYPFSSFRFNFINPGARATGMGQAFIALGDDATGSETNPAGLTALVKPQLFAEGRWVVNRFQTLRMVVGEASYDRFSEGTFSPTFLSVVYPLRQWAFGAYRQELANYEVSPSQGLVVIHDTRFRLTNQPLQVTPFDTRIRIKTVNYGFSLARRWGERVNLGVSFRATRFTARSVETQSTQYLSPMVATIDGSTTAILHHLDGDDWAFSWVAGAIVKPRDNLRVGAVYRSGSDHPMHMVYNENLMSVPGNVPLAVTDTEFKLRVPSRFGVGLAYLPTEHVTFTADLIQIRYGELTPSFVHLIQREFRDDYAFENGTSVRLGAEYTVFWGRVPVSIRVGFYTDPDNTLHYVGDRHGNDGIWALAGVYFPISQIIYNFPAAQRAVFPERGTDCHLTFGTGFTFRNHLQVDWAADVARDRAYLVVSALYNF, from the coding sequence ATGAAGCGAATCGGGACCTCACGCGTCGTGCTGCTGGCCGGGCTTGCGGCCCTCTGCGCCGGGGCCGCCCTCGCCCAGGGGCCGGGGAGCCTGTTCCCGAACTACCCTTTCTCCAGCTTCCGCTTCAACTTCATCAACCCCGGGGCCCGGGCCACGGGGATGGGCCAGGCCTTCATCGCCCTGGGGGACGACGCCACGGGGTCCGAGACCAACCCGGCGGGCCTGACCGCTCTGGTCAAGCCCCAGCTCTTCGCCGAGGGGCGGTGGGTCGTCAACCGGTTCCAGACCCTCCGGATGGTGGTGGGCGAAGCCTCCTACGACCGGTTCTCGGAGGGGACCTTCTCCCCCACGTTCCTCAGCGTGGTCTACCCTCTGCGGCAGTGGGCCTTCGGCGCCTACCGGCAGGAGTTGGCCAATTACGAGGTCTCCCCGTCGCAGGGACTGGTGGTGATCCACGACACCCGGTTCCGGCTCACCAACCAGCCCCTCCAGGTCACCCCGTTCGACACCAGGATCCGCATCAAGACGGTCAACTACGGGTTCTCCCTGGCCCGGCGCTGGGGGGAGCGGGTCAACCTCGGGGTCTCGTTCCGGGCCACCCGTTTCACCGCCCGGTCGGTGGAAACCCAGTCGACCCAGTACCTGAGTCCCATGGTCGCCACCATCGACGGGTCCACGACGGCGATCCTCCACCACCTCGACGGCGATGACTGGGCCTTCTCCTGGGTGGCGGGCGCCATCGTCAAGCCCCGCGACAACCTCCGGGTCGGCGCCGTCTACCGGAGCGGGTCCGACCACCCCATGCACATGGTCTACAACGAAAACCTGATGAGCGTGCCCGGGAACGTCCCCCTCGCCGTCACCGACACGGAGTTCAAGCTCCGGGTCCCGTCGCGTTTCGGCGTGGGGCTCGCCTACCTGCCCACCGAGCACGTCACCTTCACCGCCGACCTGATCCAGATCCGTTACGGCGAACTCACGCCGTCCTTCGTGCACCTGATCCAGCGGGAGTTCCGGGACGACTACGCCTTCGAGAACGGCACGTCCGTCCGCCTCGGCGCGGAGTACACCGTCTTCTGGGGACGCGTCCCCGTCTCGATCCGGGTGGGCTTCTACACCGACCCGGACAACACCCTGCACTACGTCGGGGACCGTCACGGGAACGACGGGATCTGGGCCCTGGCCGGCGTCTATTTCCCGATCAGCCAGATCATCTACAATTTCCCCGCGGCCCAGCGGGCGGTCTTCCCCGAGAGGGGGACCGACTGCCACCTCACCTTCGGGACGGGCTTCACCTTCCGCAACCACCTGCAGGTCGACTGGGCCGCCGACGTCGCCCGGGACCGGGCCTACCTCGTCGTCTCGGCGCTGTATAATTTTTAG
- the uvrA gene encoding excinuclease ABC subunit UvrA produces MSKPSKPADSIVIEGAAEHNLRHVRVEIPKNRLVVCTGVSGSGKSSLAFDTLFAEGQRRYVESLSSYARQFLGQMEKPRYDAIRGLTPTIAIDQKSAGTNPRSTVGTITEIHDHLRVLFARVGTQHCHGCGRPVSEQSAQQIVEELLRLPPGTKLLILAPLVRARKGEHRDVLEQARRDGFTRARVDGEVKLLEGPVPLDKKRKHTVEVVVDRLVVNEAVRDRLTDSVETALRVGGGILSAAVPDGEERLFSEHNACVWCGISYPELSPQLFSFNSPQGMCRECNGLGTRIEMDPDKVIPDRSLSLADGAIEPWAGFIRRREGWTWKYIDNVCRHYGIPLDIPLDQLPPEQVEVLLHGSRGKRIQFHYKGATSEFRFHSRVEGILNTLVRRLKQTQSEDARKYYMKYFSDRTCSTCGGERLRPEARWVRVGGMSIVQMCRLSIGELLTALDGLDLAGSRAAVAGELLKEVGNRLRFLANVGLGYLSLERTGPTLSGGESQRIRLASQLGTELTGVTYVLDEPSIGLHQRDNRRLIGTLQRLRDLGNTVVVVEHDRETILEADHVIDFGPGAGGRGGQVVFAGPPAKLVRDKASLTGAYLAGRREIPLPPKRRTASEWLTVRGARANNLKGVDVRFPLGTLTFVTGISGAGKSSLVNQVLLPALRKHFRLEAVRAIPFEGLDGADRVDKVIEIDQKPIGRTPRSNPATYVKVFDLIREVFAGQKEARANGYKPGRFSFNVKGGRCETCKGDGLIKVEMHFLPDMYVPCEACHGKRFNEATLKVRFKGLNIAEILETPVEDARDLFINFPRIRKILDTLVDVGLGYVHLGQPSPTLSGGEAQRIKLSRELSRTATGRTLYVLDEPTTGLHFEDVRKLMEVLQRLTDAGNTVVVIEHNLDAVRAADWIVDLGPEGGDGGGLVVAEGTPETVAAHPDSWTGKYLQSLL; encoded by the coding sequence ATGTCCAAACCGAGCAAACCGGCGGACTCCATCGTCATCGAGGGCGCCGCGGAGCACAACCTTCGGCACGTCCGCGTCGAGATCCCCAAGAACCGGCTGGTGGTCTGCACCGGCGTCAGCGGGTCCGGCAAGTCCAGCCTGGCCTTCGACACCCTCTTCGCCGAGGGGCAGCGGCGCTACGTCGAGTCCCTCTCCTCCTACGCCCGTCAGTTCCTCGGGCAGATGGAGAAGCCCCGTTACGACGCCATCCGCGGCCTGACGCCCACCATCGCCATCGACCAGAAGTCCGCGGGGACCAACCCCCGCTCCACCGTGGGGACCATCACCGAGATCCACGACCACCTCCGGGTGCTCTTCGCCCGGGTGGGGACCCAGCACTGCCACGGGTGCGGCCGCCCGGTCTCCGAGCAGAGCGCCCAGCAGATCGTGGAGGAACTCCTCCGGCTCCCGCCCGGGACGAAACTGCTCATCCTCGCGCCCCTGGTGCGCGCGCGGAAGGGGGAGCACCGGGACGTCCTCGAACAGGCCCGCCGGGACGGCTTCACCCGGGCCCGGGTGGACGGCGAGGTGAAGCTCCTGGAGGGCCCCGTCCCCCTGGACAAGAAGCGCAAGCACACGGTGGAGGTGGTGGTGGACCGCCTGGTGGTCAACGAGGCCGTGCGGGACCGCCTCACCGACTCGGTGGAGACGGCCCTGCGGGTGGGCGGCGGCATCCTCTCGGCGGCGGTCCCGGACGGCGAGGAACGGCTCTTCAGCGAGCACAACGCCTGCGTCTGGTGCGGCATCTCCTACCCGGAGCTGAGCCCCCAGCTCTTCTCCTTCAACTCGCCCCAGGGGATGTGCCGGGAGTGCAACGGCCTCGGGACCCGCATCGAGATGGACCCCGACAAGGTGATCCCCGACCGCTCCCTCTCCCTGGCCGATGGGGCCATCGAGCCCTGGGCCGGCTTCATCCGCCGGCGGGAAGGGTGGACGTGGAAGTACATCGACAACGTCTGCCGGCATTACGGCATCCCGCTGGACATCCCTCTCGATCAGCTGCCGCCGGAGCAAGTGGAGGTGCTGTTGCACGGCAGCCGGGGGAAGCGGATCCAGTTCCACTACAAGGGCGCCACCAGCGAGTTCCGCTTCCACTCCCGGGTGGAAGGGATCCTCAACACCCTGGTCCGGCGCCTGAAGCAGACCCAGTCGGAGGACGCCCGGAAGTACTACATGAAGTACTTCTCGGACCGGACCTGCTCCACCTGCGGCGGCGAGCGGCTCCGCCCGGAGGCGCGCTGGGTGCGGGTCGGGGGAATGTCCATCGTGCAGATGTGCCGCCTGTCCATCGGCGAGCTGCTGACGGCCCTCGACGGCCTCGACCTGGCGGGGTCCCGGGCCGCTGTCGCCGGGGAACTCCTCAAGGAGGTGGGCAACCGGCTCCGCTTCCTGGCCAACGTGGGGCTGGGCTACCTCTCGCTGGAACGGACCGGCCCGACGCTCTCGGGGGGCGAGTCGCAGCGCATCCGCCTGGCCTCCCAGCTCGGCACGGAGCTGACCGGTGTGACCTACGTCCTGGACGAGCCCAGCATCGGGCTCCACCAGCGGGACAACCGCCGGCTCATCGGGACCCTCCAGCGGCTGCGCGACCTGGGGAACACCGTGGTGGTGGTGGAGCACGACCGGGAGACCATCCTGGAAGCCGACCACGTCATCGACTTCGGGCCCGGGGCGGGCGGCCGGGGCGGGCAGGTGGTCTTCGCCGGGCCGCCGGCGAAGCTGGTCCGGGACAAGGCCTCCCTCACGGGCGCGTACCTCGCCGGCCGGCGGGAGATCCCCCTGCCGCCGAAACGGCGCACGGCGTCGGAGTGGCTCACCGTCCGCGGCGCCCGGGCCAACAACCTCAAGGGGGTCGACGTGCGCTTCCCCCTGGGCACCCTCACCTTCGTGACGGGGATCTCCGGGGCCGGGAAGAGCAGCCTGGTCAACCAGGTCCTGCTGCCCGCCTTGCGGAAGCACTTCCGGCTGGAGGCCGTCCGGGCCATCCCCTTCGAGGGGCTCGACGGCGCCGACCGGGTCGACAAGGTCATCGAGATCGACCAGAAGCCCATCGGGCGGACCCCCCGCTCCAACCCCGCCACCTACGTCAAGGTCTTCGACCTGATCCGGGAGGTCTTCGCCGGCCAGAAGGAGGCCCGGGCCAACGGCTACAAGCCGGGGCGCTTCAGCTTCAACGTCAAGGGCGGCCGCTGCGAGACCTGCAAGGGGGACGGCCTCATCAAGGTGGAGATGCACTTCCTGCCCGACATGTACGTGCCGTGCGAGGCCTGCCACGGCAAGCGCTTCAACGAGGCGACGCTGAAGGTTCGGTTCAAGGGGCTCAACATCGCGGAAATCCTCGAGACGCCCGTGGAGGACGCCCGGGACCTCTTCATCAACTTCCCGCGCATCCGGAAGATCCTGGACACCCTGGTGGACGTCGGGCTCGGCTACGTCCACCTGGGGCAGCCCTCCCCCACGCTCTCGGGGGGCGAGGCCCAGCGCATCAAGCTCTCCAGGGAACTGTCCCGCACGGCCACGGGGAGGACCCTCTACGTCCTGGACGAGCCCACCACGGGGCTTCACTTCGAGGACGTGCGGAAGCTCATGGAGGTCCTGCAGCGCCTCACGGACGCCGGGAACACCGTGGTGGTCATCGAGCACAACCTGGACGCCGTTCGCGCCGCCGACTGGATCGTCGACCTCGGTCCCGAGGGCGGCGACGGCGGCGGCCTCGTCGTGGCCGAGGGCACGCCGGAGACAGTGGCGGCCCACCCCGACTCCTGGACGGGTAAATATCTTCAATCTCTCCTGTAA